The window AGAATTTGTTGGCGCAAGAAAGGAAAGCTACACCGAAAACAGTAGAAAACCCGATGTAGAAGGCGGAACAATTGAAGACGACCAAAAAAGAAGAGATTTTACCATCAATGCAATGGCCATTTCTTTAAATAAAGATAATTTTGGTGAATTAATAGATCCTTTTGATGGAATTGGTGATCTTGAAAAAGAAATTCTGAGAACACCTTTAGAACCGGCTCAAACGTATTCTGATGATCCGTTGAGAATGATGAGAGCGGTTCGTTTTGCATCAACTTTAAATTTTACGATTGAAGAAAATTCTTTAAACGCAATTAAACAGGAAGCAGAAAGAATCAAGATTGTTTCTATGGAAAGAATCATGGTGGAATTTAATAAAATCATGCTGTCAAAGAAACCATCAATTGGTTTAAGATTGATGGAAGAAACAGGTTTAATGAAATTAATTATTCCTGAATTAATTGATTTGAAAGGCGTAGAAGAAGTGGAAGGACAAACTCATAAAGATAATTTTTACCATACTTTGGAAGTGGTTGATAATATTTCTGAAAATACAGACAATCTATGGCTTCGTTGGGCAGCTTTGCTTCACGACATCGGAAAAGCTCCAACAAAAAAATTCGTGGAAGGAACAGGCTGGACTTTTCACGGACACGAATTTTTAGGTTCAAAAATGGTTAAAACATTGTTTCATAAATTGAAATTACCATTAAATGCAGATATGAAATACGTTCAGAAGATGGTAAAACTTTCATCACGCCCGATTGCTTTAATTACCGATGATGCTTCAGATTCTGCACTGAGAAGGCTTTTATTCGATGCCGGAGAAGATATAGAAGAATTGTTCACGCTTTGTAAAGCTGATATCACGACAAAAAATTCGAGAAAGCAGGAGAGGTTTAAAAAGAACTTTCAATACGTTGCGGTAAAGATAAAAGAAGTTGAGGAAAAAGACCAGGTAAGGAATTTTCAACCTCCAATCTCAGGAGAAGAAATTATGGAATTGTTTAACCTTAAACCTGGACGTGAGATCGGAATTTTAAAAGAAAAAGTGAAAGAAGCAATTTTGGAAGGCGAGATTGGAAACGATCATGAAGAAGCAAAAAGGTTTGTAATTGTAGAAGCGGAGAAATTAGGATTGACTTTAGCTTAAAACTTTAATTATAAATAAATTATAAAGCAATGGATTTTTAATCTGTTGTTTTTTTAGCTTGAAAAATAAATCATAATTAATTCTTAAAAATTTGTTAATAAAATATTAAAATTGAATAGATTTTGTTATTACATTTGTGAAAAGTTTTAACTCAAATTTGTTTAATATTTAAAATTTTATTGGTGAAAAAAATCTTGTTATTCTTACCTATTTTTTTTCTGATTTTTTCTTGTGAAAAGACTAAAGTGGAAAAAGTAGAAAACGCTTTCTATTACTGGAAATCGGACAATTATTCTTCGGGGTCAGATAAAGAAAAAAATATTTTGGCAAACCAGAATATTGAAAAATTGTATGTGAAATTTTTCGAAGTTGATTATAGTGATGCAATGGGAAATTATCCTATTTCTAAAACCAGTTTTTCATTGTATTCTTATTGTGACGAAAAAACAACGAAACCTTATGAAGTTATTCCAACGGTTTATATCAAAAATATTGTTTTTCAGAAAAGCAATGAGAACGAATTGGATAAATTGGCAGACAACGTTAATTTTTTAATTAATAAATATACCAACGAAAGATTAGATTCTTTAAAAATATCAGAAATACAGATTGACTGCGATTGGACGGCTTCTACGAAAGATAAATATTTCTATTTTCTGAAAAAATTAAAGCCGATTTCTCAAAAGGAAATTTCAGCAACTTTGAGATTGTACCCATACAAATATCCCGATAAAATGGGAGTTCCGCCAGTTGATAAAGTGACTTTAATGTGCTATAATCTCATTAATCCATTGGCTGATCAATCGAAAAATTCAATTCTCGACCTTAAAGAGCTGGAAAGTTATTTGAATACAAAGAAAAAATATCCGCTGCACCTCGACATTGCACTTCCGGTTTACTCGTGGATGCAGGTATATCAAAATAATCAGTTTACGAATATTTTATATGATGTAAAAGATATTAAACCCCACTTAAAACAGATAAAACCACTTTGGTACGAAGTACAGAAAGATACAGTTATCAATTATGAAACGTATCTGAGGGTGGGAGATAAGATAAAATATGAAGAAATAACGGCAGATAAAATCAACAAAGCCATTGCAATCATCAAAAAAAATGTAAATTTTGATAAAGAAATTACGGTAACACTTTTTCATTTAGACGAAAACCAACTTAATAACTACACCGATGAAGAAATTAGCCATTTTTACAGCGATTTTACTAAGTAGCATCTTTTCTGCATGTGGTTTTTATCCTTATGGTGAAGATATACGGTTTTATTTCTTGAATCCTAATAATTTTTCTTATCAGGCATATTCGCCATTTTATTATTCTTCATTAAGTTTTGAGCAAGATTCAGATTTAATAATTCTTACTCAGGATAACGAAAAACTGTGGAGAAAATACTGTAATAATAAAGTTCTTCTCAGAGATATTTCAACTGTTCTGAAAGACTTTTCTTATTCGGATATTCAAGAAAACTCTCCTAATCTATTTCTGCGCTATTTATATTCGAAAAAAGATATTGAGGCAATAAATTATTTGAAATTTGCTAAAAACTGTGAATATTTCAATACCTGGCAAGATGATCCTTGGGAAAGAAACGAAAACACAGCCACTGCAAAAAGAGATGATTTGCTTAATCAGGCAACAATTTTAGCTTCAAAAAGCAGAAAAGCTGATTTCAAAAAAAGATATGCTTTCTTGGCGCTTCGTTTGGCTTTTTATAATAAAGACATGAGTAAGATTGAAAAAACTTACCGTCAATATTTTTCTGCAGAACAGACAAATGATGTAATTGATATTTGGGCTTTGTATTTTAAGGCTATTTCAGAGAAAAATCCGGCTTTAATGAATCTTTATTTTGCGAAAGTTTTTGCTGCAAGTCCTGAAAAACGTTTTGTATCGTGGCAATATTTTTCATCAAAAGTTCCTGAATCTGATGTCTTAAATTTAGCTAAAAACAGAAAAGACAAAGCAAATGTTTTACTGCTTTACGGACTTTATAATCCGGAAAAGAATTTAGAAAATATCAAACAAATTTATGCGGAAAATTCAAAATTTGATGGTTTAAGTTTTTTACTTTACCGTGAGTTGGGGAAACTTGAAGATTGGGTTTTTACTCCTTATTATTCTTTGTTTTCAGGATCTACAATTCAAGATTTTGATTATAGTATGAATGATTTTGAGAACAGAAATACGCTTAAAATTTTGGAACGTTCTGAAATTGACAGAGAATATGCAAAACAGGTTTTAGAATTTATTGATTCGGCGGATTTGTCTAAAGTTGAAAATCCGAATTTCTGGAAGTATGCAAGAGCTGAACTTTTATTGATGACAAAAAACTATTCTGAAAGTTTAAGCCATATTGCAGAACTTGAAAATGTTTTACAATCTCAAAATCCTATGCGGAATAATGTAGAAATCATCAAAGCTTTGAATCTTTTTGCCAATCAAACGTATGGAAATGCTAAAATTCCAGACGCTGCGAAAGATATTATCGTTAAAAATAAAAACAACAAACATTTTATTTTTGCTTTAGGAAGAGAGCTTGAGTATTTGGGGAATACTGATGATGCTGCAATTTTGTATGCTTCTCTAGATAATCCTTCTACTGAAAATATAGATTATAATATGGTGTATTATCAATCTCTTAGCAATTCTCCCAAAACTTATGGTACATATTATTATGAGTATTTTGATTATCTCGATGCAGTATATTCGCCTGAACAATTGCAGAGTTTTATTACGAAAATTGAGGGTTTGCATAGAAATTCAGATTCATTTTACAGCAATTTTTATTCGATGAAACCATCCGAGATTAAGTCTTTATATGATTTATTAGGAACGAAATATATTAGACAAAATAAATTAAATTTAGCCTTAAATACCTTCAACAAATTAGGCGAAAATTATTTTGATGCACAATATTCGCTTTGGGAAAGAGATGGTAGAGACGGTTATTACTCATCAGGCAAAATTTTTAATCAAAATCCTTTCTATCATTTAAAATATACACCAGATTTTATTCCTGAAAAAGAACATTTTAGAATCAATAAAATTTCGGTAACTAAAAAGCTGATAGAATATCTTAATAAAGCCAATAATCCTAAAGAAAAAGACAGAGATTACTATTATTTCTTGGTGGCAAATTGTTATTACAATATGTCGCAATACGGCAATGCATGGATGATGAGAAGATATTCTGTAAGTTCGGAAGGAAATTATTCTATTCGTGAAGATAATAAAGAATTTAATACTGCTTCTCTTGCAAAATTCTATTATGGGAAGGCTTTGGAGAATGCTCAAACAGATAAATTTAAAGCCCTATGTTTAAGAATGCAGGGAAGGTGTGAAAATTACAATTACGATTTTATTGCTGAGAATTCTGCAGATTATTCTTCTCAAGATGATGATTATGAAAACCAAAGATTTGTAGAAAATAAATATTATCAGGATCTTAAAAGTAAATATTCTGGTCAGTATAAAGATATGATTAGCGGATGTGAATCTTTTAAAGCTTATCTTAACGCAAGAAGATGATATTCTTGAAAATAAAACAAAAAATGCGGTCTCAAAAGAAACCGCATTTTTTATTTTTAAAATTTGAGATTAATAGTTTTTGTAAACTCCGTTAGCTCCTTTTCCTGCTTTAAACTTGCTAATTGCAGTTCCTGCAGTAGTATAAACTGTGATTTCGCTTGCTTCTGTAAATCCTTTTACATCAACCGTGAAAATTCTTCCGTCTAATACAGAGAATCCGTAAAGTGTGAAATAGTCTCCTCCATCTACTGCTGTAATAAGCGGTGAAGTAGGAGCTGTAGTAGCATTCATCGCCATAGAATAAATTTTATTCTTAGAGCTAAAATAGAATCTACCGCCATCAATTTGAAGATTTGTTCCTTTTTCTATTCCTGTCAAAGTTGTCGTTGTGATAACTCCTCCGGCCGTAGGAATTTGGTGAATATATGAATTCGAAGTTCCTTCAGCAATTGCATAAACACTGTTATTATAAGAAATAATTTTGTTGATATTATTTCCGTTTGGTACCTGAATCGGAGTAGTGTCGATTGTATTATTACTTGTATTAATCTTTGTAATTGTAGTTCCAGGATTAAAAGAATTGGTGTTTTGTACATAAATATTTCCTCCTGCTTCTACAATTCCTTCAACCGTACTTGTTGTTGCAAAGTCAATTTTCTTTACAAAAGAATTGTCAGATAATTTATAAACGGTTACAAATTTTCCTGCTCCAAATTGATCGTTAGTAACATAAAGATTTCCGTTTGCTACAGCCATATAACGAGGATTGTTCAATTGCTCAGTAATTTCTCCGGTTTTTTTGAATGTTACTCGATCTACAACTTTAACTTTATTTGAACTATTCAAAAGAAGATAAGCTTTATTTCCGTTTAAAACCATTGTTTGAAGAACATCTCCCAGATTTTCGTTATTATTTTTTGCTTTATAGATGTCATTTTGCATTAAGCTTAAATCTTTTGTAATAAAAGTAACATCTGCATTGGGA is drawn from Chryseobacterium muglaense and contains these coding sequences:
- a CDS encoding CCA tRNA nucleotidyltransferase → MFINLNQNQNLKLFKIISEVAAANNQSVYIVGGFVRDLLMKRKASTDIDFVTEQSGIELAQNVGKEIDPKMKVSVFKTYGTAMIRYKNLDLEFVGARKESYTENSRKPDVEGGTIEDDQKRRDFTINAMAISLNKDNFGELIDPFDGIGDLEKEILRTPLEPAQTYSDDPLRMMRAVRFASTLNFTIEENSLNAIKQEAERIKIVSMERIMVEFNKIMLSKKPSIGLRLMEETGLMKLIIPELIDLKGVEEVEGQTHKDNFYHTLEVVDNISENTDNLWLRWAALLHDIGKAPTKKFVEGTGWTFHGHEFLGSKMVKTLFHKLKLPLNADMKYVQKMVKLSSRPIALITDDASDSALRRLLFDAGEDIEELFTLCKADITTKNSRKQERFKKNFQYVAVKIKEVEEKDQVRNFQPPISGEEIMELFNLKPGREIGILKEKVKEAILEGEIGNDHEEAKRFVIVEAEKLGLTLA
- a CDS encoding YncE family protein, which codes for MKLNRLLQIIFGFVLLFSVSCTSDYEEIIPEITYNNGFFITNEGNFQTPNADVTFITKDLSLMQNDIYKAKNNNENLGDVLQTMVLNGNKAYLLLNSSNKVKVVDRVTFKKTGEITEQLNNPRYMAVANGNLYVTNDQFGAGKFVTVYKLSDNSFVKKIDFATTSTVEGIVEAGGNIYVQNTNSFNPGTTITKINTSNNTIDTTPIQVPNGNNINKIISYNNSVYAIAEGTSNSYIHQIPTAGGVITTTTLTGIEKGTNLQIDGGRFYFSSKNKIYSMAMNATTAPTSPLITAVDGGDYFTLYGFSVLDGRIFTVDVKGFTEASEITVYTTAGTAISKFKAGKGANGVYKNY